A region from the Maniola jurtina chromosome 20, ilManJurt1.1, whole genome shotgun sequence genome encodes:
- the LOC123875916 gene encoding solute carrier family 22 member 1-like: MATKQNSEAMPLDGCEEPVKLDAVLHKLGAFGKHQLITMSMLALVYATNSMYNVNYVFAVEDVNYRCKVPECESEGSPFVVPWLNASVSDLENEGFKQCQQHAPLNSQCKSFNTSALRECKEWTYEIPNSFVAEFGLACEEWKPPLVGTVHSFGSMIGLLIQGQISDRFGRKTAAVFAGTMGAVLGLTKSFATSFWLYLALEGLEAAIGDALSPMFMLSIEIVEKKRAVLYQMILLNCYTVGQIIMPFIAWGVPYWRDFLRVIYAPTLIILTYSFFLDESIRWLFSKGKKKQAIKLIEKIAKRNNVIIDKKLINKLDYYDEDVSSSVADRKLLIKTFKSRIMLQRFLVCMVWWFTITLINFGMMISSVLISGNKYINFALLIVMDIPANIFYWLALAKYNRKLPLIASFIVGGIFCISQPFLPKGYAWLGLALFMMFEMLATFSYNIVYMYTSELFPTYTRNSMHSICSSFGRVGSLLAPQTPLLMTYWTGLPAVIFGLTSLVSGALTLCMPETARTQLPDTIQEAEVIGKKSVVNYDPAKESLKGT; this comes from the exons ATGGCAACCAAACAGAACTCAGAAGCTATGCCCCTGGATGGCTGCGAGGAGCCGGTGAAACTGGACGCAGTCCTGCACAAGCTGGGGGCCTTCGGGAAGCACCAGCTGATCACCATGAGCATGCTGGCGCTGGTGTACGCCACCAACTCCATGTACAACGTCAACTATGTGTTCGCTGTTGAGGACGTCAACTACAG ATGCAAGGTCCCGGAATGCGAATCAGAGGGGTCCCCCTTTGTCGTACCCTGGCTGAACGCGTCCGTCTCCGACCTGGAGAACGAAGGCTTCAAGCAGTGCCAGCAGCACGCCCCGCTCAACAGTCAGTGCAAATCCTTCAACACCAGCGCGCTGAGGGAGTGCAAGGAGTGGACTTATGAAATACCCAATAGCTTTGTAGCTGAG TTCGGCTTGGCCTGTGAAGAATGGAAGCCACCTCTAGTCGGCACCGTACACAGCTTCGGGAGCATGATCGGCCTGCTCATTCAGGGACAAATCTCTGACAG GTTCGGGCGTAAGACCGCGGCGGTGTTCGCCGGCACGATGGGCGCCGTGCTGGGCCTGACCAAGAGCTTCGCCACCTCCTTCTGGCTCTACCTCGCGCTGGAGGGGCTGGAAGCGGCCATCGGGGATGCTCTGTCACCTATGTTCATGTTAA GTATTGAAATTGTCGAAAAGAAACGGGCGGTGCTCTACCAGATGATCCTTCTCAACTGCTACACAGTTGGTCAAATCATCATGCCGTTCATCGCGTGGGGGGTTCCGTACTGGCGCGACTTCCTCAGGGTCATCTACGCGCCCACGCTCATCATCCTCACCTACTCCTTCTTCCTCGACGAGAGCATCCGCTGGCTGTTCAGCAAGGGCAAGAAGAAACAAGCCATAAAGCTCATAGAGAAGATAGCAAAGAGGAACAATGTAATCattgataaaaaattaataaacaaactCGATTATTATGACGAGGATGTATCCAGCAGCGTGGCGGATAGGAAGCTGCTCATCAAAACCTTCAAGTCCAGGATAATGCTGCAGAGGTTCCTCGTGTGCATGGTGTGGTGGTTCACCATCACGCTCATCAACTTTGGGATGATGATCAGCTCCGTGTTGATCAGCGGGAACAAATACATCAACTTTGCTCTGTTGATCGTGATGGACATTCCGGCGAATATCTTCtactggttggcgttggcgaaGTACAACAGGAAGTTGCCCTTGATAGCGTCCTTCATTGTCGGAGGGATTTTCTGCATATCGCAGCCCTTTTTGCCAAAAG GGTACGCGTGGCTCGGGCTGGCGCTGTTCATGATGTTCGAGATGCTGGCGACGTTCTCCTACAACATCGTGTACATGTACACGTCGGAGCTGTTCCCCACCTACACGCGCAACTCCATGCACTCCATCTGCTCGTCCTTCGGCCGCGTAGGCTCCTTGTTGGCACCGCAAACTCCGCTGCTA ATGACATATTGGACTGGTCTCCCAGCAGTTATCTTCGGCCTCACATCGCTGGTGTCCGGGGCGCTCACGCTCTGCATGCCCGAGACTGCGCGCACGCAGCTCCCCGACACCATCCAAGAAGCAGAGGTCATCGGCAAAAAATCCGTCGTCAACTATGATCCGGCTAAAGAGAGCTTGAAGGGAACTTAG